Proteins found in one Candidatus Binatia bacterium genomic segment:
- a CDS encoding adenylate/guanylate cyclase domain-containing protein codes for MFDLVFVTGARAGQVVPVSRTMTAGRSEQCSLVVPDINASRQHCEFLFDGTKVTLADRKSANGTYLNESRIERATILQDGDEVRIGQTRLQFHVRRLLDDTEDDGRATSFSLHDGAPGDPASRVDQTSSVLVSDLAKKPLDGQALAARLDAMIKVSKALVNIRDFDMIARGILDALFEVLPQADRGFLMLGSDVERLLPQAVKCRKVADEQLSISRSICGFAMQQRRAVLFNDICGGGELQFGASVYALNIRAAMVVPLIVDDEILGVLQLDTPLQRAAFTPSDLELAAAVTQQAAIALNNAALLRKVEKETASRLSLLRFLPTAIVEQAVAGNLDLELGGRTCDCTILFSDIVGFTSISESLAPQVVVTMMNDYFSRMVPCIETMGGGIDKFMGDAILAVWGVPLTTADTSIRAAAAALTMHNASIGLEHSHLPADAPRLEMGIGINCGTVVAGNIGADHRVSYTVVGDAVNTAQRLEAAAGRGQVLVSARTWEELGGLGIGVAMPPLKARNKAKALATYSLRGLRGDNDEILLHIPLRIGAGRGWLIRLLDDGTFIVLHPQKSNPSEHAVATEMPEWPTMELGLGKTHAVMPHLPSDGALIRSQVEFSSPAFRDWLRLSERICEREWSRMPRD; via the coding sequence ATGTTCGACCTGGTCTTCGTCACCGGTGCCCGCGCCGGCCAGGTCGTGCCGGTCTCGCGAACCATGACGGCGGGTCGCAGCGAACAATGCTCGCTCGTCGTTCCGGACATCAACGCAAGCCGGCAGCACTGCGAGTTCCTGTTCGACGGCACCAAGGTCACGCTTGCCGACCGGAAATCCGCCAACGGCACCTACCTCAACGAGAGCCGCATCGAGCGAGCGACCATCCTGCAGGATGGGGACGAGGTGCGCATCGGGCAGACGCGACTGCAGTTCCACGTGCGCCGGCTTCTGGACGACACCGAGGACGACGGACGTGCGACGTCGTTCTCGCTGCACGACGGCGCGCCGGGGGATCCCGCCTCGCGCGTCGACCAGACCAGCTCGGTTCTGGTCTCCGACCTCGCAAAAAAACCTCTCGACGGGCAGGCGCTCGCCGCGCGGCTCGATGCCATGATCAAGGTCTCGAAGGCGCTGGTGAACATCCGCGACTTCGACATGATCGCGCGCGGAATCCTCGATGCGCTGTTCGAGGTTCTGCCCCAGGCGGATCGCGGGTTCCTCATGCTCGGCAGTGACGTCGAGCGCCTCCTGCCTCAGGCCGTCAAGTGCCGCAAGGTTGCCGACGAACAGCTCTCGATCTCGCGTTCCATCTGCGGGTTCGCGATGCAGCAGCGACGTGCCGTGCTCTTCAACGACATCTGCGGCGGTGGGGAGCTGCAGTTCGGTGCGTCCGTCTACGCACTGAACATCCGCGCGGCAATGGTCGTTCCGCTGATCGTCGACGACGAAATCCTCGGCGTGCTGCAGCTCGATACGCCGCTCCAGCGCGCCGCCTTCACTCCGTCGGATCTGGAGCTTGCCGCGGCAGTGACCCAGCAGGCGGCCATCGCGCTCAACAACGCCGCGCTGCTGCGCAAGGTCGAGAAAGAGACCGCCAGCAGGCTCAGCCTGCTCCGCTTCCTGCCGACCGCGATTGTCGAACAGGCGGTCGCCGGCAACCTCGACCTCGAGCTCGGGGGCCGCACCTGTGACTGCACGATTCTTTTCTCCGACATCGTCGGCTTCACCAGCATCTCCGAAAGCCTGGCGCCGCAGGTCGTGGTCACGATGATGAACGACTACTTCAGCCGCATGGTCCCCTGCATCGAGACCATGGGCGGCGGGATCGACAAGTTCATGGGCGACGCGATCCTGGCTGTCTGGGGCGTGCCTCTGACGACTGCCGACACGTCGATCCGCGCGGCCGCGGCGGCGCTAACAATGCACAATGCGAGCATCGGCCTCGAGCACAGCCATCTGCCTGCCGACGCTCCGCGGCTGGAAATGGGAATCGGCATCAACTGCGGAACGGTCGTGGCGGGCAACATCGGCGCCGACCACCGCGTCTCCTACACCGTCGTCGGTGATGCGGTAAACACAGCGCAACGGCTCGAGGCAGCGGCCGGGCGCGGCCAGGTCCTCGTCAGCGCGCGGACCTGGGAAGAGCTCGGGGGTCTAGGGATCGGCGTGGCGATGCCTCCGCTGAAAGCCAGGAACAAAGCCAAGGCACTGGCGACGTACAGCCTGCGCGGGCTTCGAGGCGACAACGACGAAATCCTGCTGCACATTCCGCTTCGCATCGGGGCCGGGCGCGGGTGGCTGATCCGGCTTCTCGACGACGGCACCTTCATCGTGCTGCATCCGCAAAAATCGAATCCGTCCGAGCATGCGGTGGCAACTGAAATGCCGGAGTGGCCGACGATGGAGCTGGGACTCGGCAAGACCCACGCGGTCATGCCGCATCTGCCGAGCGACGGCGCGCTGATTCGCAGCCAGGTCGAGTTTTCGTCGCCCGCTTTTCGCGATTGGCTGCGCCTTTCCGAACGGATCTGCGAGCGCGAATGGTCGCGGATGCCGAGGGACTGA
- a CDS encoding PP2C family serine/threonine-protein phosphatase — protein sequence MIVAFGATDVGKRRSLNEDTILVAGNLFIVCDGMGGHKAGEVASQLAVEVISRFINLSGDDNDITWPFGFQTGFSLEANRLRTAIKLANRAVMRKSASSDEYTGMGTTATAALLSKSRPHVTYANVGDSRIYLIRQGTIVQLTRDDSWANLPWEDGQADQANAANMKHVLTKALGAQDDVEFDVTTHELSDGDILLLCSDGLTNMLSDERMLEIVAKRADDPGTACDDLIAAANNEGGRDNISAILVCYTA from the coding sequence ATGATCGTCGCTTTCGGTGCCACCGACGTAGGAAAACGCCGCTCCCTCAACGAAGACACGATTCTCGTGGCCGGGAACCTGTTCATCGTCTGCGACGGAATGGGAGGCCACAAGGCCGGCGAGGTCGCCTCGCAACTCGCCGTCGAGGTGATCTCGCGCTTCATCAATCTTTCCGGCGACGACAACGACATTACGTGGCCGTTCGGGTTCCAGACCGGCTTCTCGCTGGAAGCCAACCGCCTGCGAACGGCGATCAAGCTCGCGAACCGGGCCGTGATGCGCAAATCTGCGTCGTCGGACGAGTACACCGGGATGGGAACCACGGCGACGGCGGCCCTGCTCAGCAAGTCGCGTCCGCACGTCACCTACGCCAACGTCGGCGACAGTCGCATCTACCTGATTCGCCAGGGCACGATCGTGCAGCTCACGCGCGACGACTCCTGGGCCAACCTGCCGTGGGAAGACGGGCAGGCGGACCAGGCGAACGCCGCGAACATGAAGCACGTTCTCACCAAGGCTCTGGGCGCCCAGGACGATGTCGAATTCGACGTGACCACGCACGAGCTGAGCGATGGCGACATCCTGCTGCTGTGCTCGGACGGTCTGACGAACATGCTGTCGGACGAGCGAATGCTGGAGATCGTGGCAAAGCGGGCGGACGATCCCGGCACGGCTTGTGACGACCTGATCGCTGCGGCCAACAACGAAGGCGGCCGGGACAATATCAGCGCGATTCTCGTCTGCTACACGGCTTGA